A single Leptidea sinapis chromosome 2, ilLepSina1.1, whole genome shotgun sequence DNA region contains:
- the LOC126971567 gene encoding LOW QUALITY PROTEIN: uncharacterized protein LOC126971567 (The sequence of the model RefSeq protein was modified relative to this genomic sequence to represent the inferred CDS: substituted 2 bases at 2 genomic stop codons) — protein MSVETLDICKKKLHYNFFLLQSPATPESVISNEDVDSNHSDPTTSSQLPSIPRIRKNPIELQEAGKTMKDAMTSLNKVLNKPQAVEDDFDRYGKILANKLRKLSESDSIKMMYEIDGLFIRRMNNTPPHFTGPSPTYTVYSEPTXRQXIQHPAASPTYYVRPESSSTSYSDPGVQTSSVAFSDTNTIQIISDEILRSPNPEYNYTQLQL, from the coding sequence ATGTCTGTGGAGACTCTTGAcatctgtaaaaaaaaattacattataatttttttttgttacagtcTCCAGCTACACCAGAAAGTGTTATTTCCAATGAAGATGTGGATAGCAATCACTCAGATCCTACGACTTCTTCTCAGTTGCCATCAATACCGAGAATCCGTAAGAATCCAATAGAACTGCAAGAAGCTGGGAAGACGATGAAAGATGCAATGACTTCACTGAATAAAGTTTTGAATAAACCACAAGCGGTGGAAGATGATTTTGATCGTTACGGCAAGATTCTGGCTAATAAGTTGCGTAAACTATCTGAATCAGACAGTATAAAAATGATGTACGAAATAGATGGATTATTCATCAGGCGAATGAATAACACACCTCCACACTTCACAGGTCCTTCACCAACGTATACTGTATATTCAGAGCCAACCTAACGCCAATAAATACAACATCCAGCCGCATCACCTACATACTACGTACGGCCTGAATCGTCATCTACTTCCTATTCGGATCCAGGGGTTCAAACTTCTTCCGTGGCTTTTTCTGATActaatacaatacaaattatttctgATGAGATCTTGAGGTCACCAAACCCAGAGTACAATTATACGCAATTACAATTATAA